Genomic DNA from Pseudomonas fluorescens:
CACGAACTCGGCTTCCAGCGGGGCCAGAGGCTTGTTCGGTGCCTTGTTGACGTAAACGTAGAGGAAGCGCGACAGCGGGTACTTGCCGTTCAGGGCGTTTTCTTCGGTGTCTTCGATGAACTCGCCGCCTTCTTTCTTGGCCAGGGCAACGGTTTTCACGCTGGCGGTCTTGTAGCCGATACCCGAGTAGCCAACGCCGTTGAGCGAGCTGCTGATCGACTGTACAACCGAGGCCGAGCCAGGCTGTTCATTGACGTTGGACTTGTAGTCACCTTTGCACAGGGCTTCTTCTTTGAAGTAGCCGTAGGTGCCGGATACCGAGTTACGACCGAACAACTGGACTGGCTTGTTGGCCAGGTCACCGGTCACGCCCAGGTCGCCCCAGGTCTTGACGTCGGCCTTGGCGCCGCACAGACGAGTAGAGGAGAAAATCGCATCAACCTGAGCCATGGTCAGGCCTTTGATCGGGTTGTCCTTGTGTACGAATACCGCCAAGGCGTCCACGGCAACCGGGATGGCGGTAGGCTTGTAACCGTATTTGGTTTCGAAAGCCTGCAGCTCGTTGTCCTTCATCTTGCGGCTCATCGGGCCCAGGTTGGAGGTGCCTTCGGTGAGAGCAGGTGGCGCGGTGGAGGAACCGGCGGCCTGAATCTGGATGTTTACGTTCGGGTATTCTTTCTTGTAGTTCTCGGCCCACAAGGTCATCAGGTTGGCCAGGGTATCGGAGCCGACGCTGGACAGGTTGCCCGATACACCAGTGGTCTTGGTGTAGCTCGGGATCGCAGGATCAACAGCGGCAACCGCGTTGGCAGTCGCAACGCCAGCAGCGACAAAAGTCATTGCCGCCATCAAACGCTTCAGTTTCATGCCTTACTCCTAGCAGATAGGGTGTGTTAAGTCGGCCAAGTATCGGTAAGCCGTGTGAACACTCTATGGCTGAAATATGACAATTGGATGAAAGGCCAGTATCGAGTTTTACAAGATGTTGTGGCGAGGGGATTTATCCCCGTTGGGGTGCGAAGCGGCCCTCAAGCCAGCGCCTCGGTGCTTCAGGCTGATTGCATCCAGCCATGGGGGCTGCTACGCAGCCCAACGGGGATAAATCCCCTCGCCACAGAAGCCTGTTCAGAGCCATCTAGCGCCCTTTCTTCCAAAGGTAGCCGCCTACCACGATCCCGATCCCACAGATGGCCGCCACGTAATACGCCGGCCCCATCGGGCTCTCTTTCAACAGCAGGGTCACGACCATCGGGGTCAGGCCGCCGAAGATGGCGTAGGCCAGGTTGTAGGAGAACGACAAGCCGCTGAAACGCACCACGGCCGGGAAAGCATTGACCATGACATAAGGCACCGCGCCGATGGTACCCACCAGCAAGCCACTCAAGGCATACAGCGGGAACAGCCATTCGGGGTGATCGAACAAGCAATGGTAGAAGGTCCAGAATGTGATCAACAGCAAACCGCTACCGAAGACAAACACCCGACCGGCACCAAAACGATCGGCCAGCACACCCGCACCGATGCAACCGAAACTCAGGCACACGATCGCCAGGCTATTGGCCTGCAACGCGGTGGTCGGACTGAAGTGGTAAACCGTCTGCAGCACGGTCGGTGTCATCAGGATCACCACAATGACGCCGGCCGACAACAACCAGGTCAACAGCATGGAAATGGCGATGGCGCCGCGGTGATCACGCAGCACGGCCCGCAGCGGCACTTCCTCGGCCAGAGCCTTGCGCAGTTGCAGCTCGGCGAACACCGGGGTTTCGTGCAACCAGCGACGCAGATACACCGAAAACAGCCCGAATACGCCACCCAGCAAGAACGGGATCCGCCAGGCGTAATCGGCCACTTCCGCCGGTGTATAAAGGCTGTTGATCGCCGTGGCGACCAGCGAACCCAACAAAATCCCCGCCGTCAGGCCGCAGGTCAGCGTGCCGCAGGCATAGCCGATGTGGCGCACCGGAACGTGTTCGGAAACGAAGACCCAGGCGCCTGGCACTTCCCCGCCGATGGC
This window encodes:
- a CDS encoding MFS transporter is translated as MTTAPSSTATPAQPARPLTRNDYKTLSLSALGGALEFYDFIIFVFFATVVGKLFFPAEMPEWLRLMQTFGIFAAGYLARPLGGIVMAHFGDLLGRKKMFTLSIFMMAVPTLIMGLLPTYAQIGMWAPILLLLMRVIQGAAIGGEVPGAWVFVSEHVPVRHIGYACGTLTCGLTAGILLGSLVATAINSLYTPAEVADYAWRIPFLLGGVFGLFSVYLRRWLHETPVFAELQLRKALAEEVPLRAVLRDHRGAIAISMLLTWLLSAGVIVVILMTPTVLQTVYHFSPTTALQANSLAIVCLSFGCIGAGVLADRFGAGRVFVFGSGLLLITFWTFYHCLFDHPEWLFPLYALSGLLVGTIGAVPYVMVNAFPAVVRFSGLSFSYNLAYAIFGGLTPMVVTLLLKESPMGPAYYVAAICGIGIVVGGYLWKKGR
- a CDS encoding phosphate ABC transporter substrate-binding protein PstS family protein, which produces MKLKRLMAAMTFVAAGVATANAVAAVDPAIPSYTKTTGVSGNLSSVGSDTLANLMTLWAENYKKEYPNVNIQIQAAGSSTAPPALTEGTSNLGPMSRKMKDNELQAFETKYGYKPTAIPVAVDALAVFVHKDNPIKGLTMAQVDAIFSSTRLCGAKADVKTWGDLGVTGDLANKPVQLFGRNSVSGTYGYFKEEALCKGDYKSNVNEQPGSASVVQSISSSLNGVGYSGIGYKTASVKTVALAKKEGGEFIEDTEENALNGKYPLSRFLYVYVNKAPNKPLAPLEAEFVKLILSKQGQEVVVKDGYIPLPAKVAAKALADLGLSEGGSVAKK